A genomic window from Cardiocondyla obscurior isolate alpha-2009 linkage group LG02, Cobs3.1, whole genome shotgun sequence includes:
- the LOC139113254 gene encoding uncharacterized protein, translating into MSRKVPSYVSFFLCAIIISAERTSGASDRCTEMMKLDIDEIESHLAELNLTDVPTVKMMTAGFKCPVATLPFGALKSDWARLLLLQEAQPDGSVVKTKLVRLIRILIIAYYQMEERIDVTSPQTKPVEKPVTEKTTVSAAMSQPSYSSNVSAAETSIANTNRCSCTDSSLKNATVGDSSMIKLDAMVIKTATTEGSFNSSATVAVSSDATHQNATLLVDPTATTHYPDDVKKTALRKINKCLRRLFNTAQQPVKIFEPAKTKTKTERAARKASEIDDRGGDRKVIRITPPTNEFWRYVTLPTKALLKIDGVPPANNRLERLKELGAGTRKSRKRMKLSNDVYESFRQFHGVEPAGERRSDRFIK; encoded by the exons ATGTCGCGGAAAGTGCCGTCGTacgtttcgttttttctttgcgCGATAATTATCAGCG cGGAGCGCACCAGCGGCGCTTCAGATCGTTGTACAGAGATGATGAAGCTCGATATCGACGAGATCGAGAGCCACTTGGCCGAATTAAATCTCACGGATGTGCCTACGGTGAAAATGATGACCGCCGGGTTTAAGTGTCCGGTTGCTACCCTGCCTTTCGGTGCGCTGAAGTCAGATTGGGCCAGACTCCTACTGCTACAAGAAGCTCAACCTGACGGGTCGGTCGTCAAGACGAAGCTTGTCCGGCTAatacgaatattaataattgcttaTTACCAGATGGAGGAACGAATCGACGTTACGAGTCCACAAACGAAGCCCGTCGA GAAGCCTGTGACAGAAAAAACGACCGTGTCGGCCGCGATGAGTCAGCCGTCTTATTCGAGCAACGTCTCGGCAGCAGAAACGTCGATTGCAAATACGAATCGTTGCTCGTGTACCGATTCCTCCTTGAAAAACGCAACGGTGGGTGACAGCTCGATGATAAAATTAGACGCGATGGTAATTAAAACCGCAACGACGGAGGGCTCGTTCAATTCCAGTGCAACGGTCGCTGTTTCGTCCGACGCGACGCATCAAAATGCCACTTTGCTGGTGGATCCTACAGCGACCACGCACTATCCTGATGACGTAAAGAAAACAGCATTGAGAAAAATCAATAAGTGTTTGAGACGTTTGTTTAATACCGCGCAACAACCGGTCAAGATATTCGAGCCTGCGAAGACTAAGACTAAGACGGAACGCGCGGCACGAAAAGCCAGCGAGATCGATGATCGCGGAGGAGATCGCAAAGTTATCAGGATAACTCCTCCGACGAACGAGTTTTGGCGATACGTAACGCTTCCCACGAAAGCTCTACTAAAAATCGACGGCGTACCGCCGGCTAATAATCGCTTGGAGAGATTAAAAGAGCTCGGGGCAGGCACGCGGAAGTCGCGGAAACGCATGAAATTGAGCAACGACGTTTATGAAAGCTTCAGGCAATTTCACGGCGTCGAGCCCGCTGGCGAACGAAGAAGTGAccgctttattaaataa
- the Err gene encoding estrogen-related receptor isoform X5 — protein sequence MDAWMYDVVCMMSDVTSESMIGNNRTMPNIKQEIDNPTTPSQNYQVCSPTTTLQHQESICTKLDISTDYGSNGSPESPEMHHCSSTTQPLGTPEDGAKEDMIPRRLCLVCGDVASGFHYGVASCEACKAFFKRTIQGNIEYTCPANSECEINKRRRKACQACRFQKCLRQGMLKEGVRLDRVRGGRQKYRRSTDPYIPMKNATLEDNKMIEALAACEPDILQVSNVPSTLETDQRVLGQLSELYDRELVGIIGWAKQIPGFSSLALNDQMRLLQSAWAEILTFTLAWRSTPNTGRLRFAQDFTLDERLARECHCMELYTHCMQMVERLQRLALSREEFYVLKALILANSDARSDEPLALCRFRDTILNSLSDCVAVVRPGQALRATQNMLLVLPGLRQADAIVRRFWSGVYKTGKVPMNKLFEEMLENVCYR from the exons ATGGACGCGTGGATGTACGACGTG GTCTGTATGATGTCTGATGTCACCTCGGAAAGCATGATCGGAAATAACAGGACGATGCCCAACATCAAACAGGAAATCGATAACCCAACGACGCCCTCGCAAAATTATCAAGTGTGCTCGCCGACCACGACTCTTCAGCATCAGGAG TCGATATGCACGAAACTAGACATCTCGACGGATTATGGTAGCAACGGTAGTCCCGAGAGTCCTGAGATGCATCATTGTTCTTCGACAACGCAGCCACTAGGAACTCCGGAG GACGGCGCTAAGGAAGATATGATACCCAGGAGGCTTTGTCTTGTTTGTGGCGACGTTGCGAGCGGTTTCCATTACGGGGTCGCCTCGTGCGAGGCGTGCAAGGCTTTCTTTAAGAGAACTATACAAG GTAACATTGAGTACACTTGTCCGGCGAACAGCGAGTGCGAGATAAACAAACGAAGACGTAAGGCCTGCCAGGCGTGTAGATTTCAGAAATGTTTGCGGCAAGGAATGCTGAAAGAAGGCGTGAGATTGGATCGTGTTCGAGGCGGCCGGCAAAAGTATAGAAGATCCACGGATCCTTATATACCAATGAAGAACGCTACGTTAGAGG ACAACAAAATGATCGAAGCTTTGGCGGCCTGTGAACCAGATATACTTCAAGTGTCTAATGTTCCGAGTACACTGGAAACGGATCAGAGAGTTCTTGGGCAATTATCAGAGCTATACGACCGAGAATTAGTTGGCATAATTG GTTGGGCGAAGCAAATCCCAGGGTTTAGCAGTTTAGCACTAAACGATCAAATGCGGCTTCTGCAAAGTGCTTGGGCAGAAATATTAACCTTTACGCTAGCGTGGAGAAGTACGCCTAATACTGGCAGGTTAAGATTTGCGCAAGATTTTACATTGGATGAAAGACTCGCACGCGAATGCCATTGTATGGAGCTTTACACGCAC tgTATGCAAATGGTCGAGAGGCTCCAACGGTTGGCTTTATCGCGAGAAGAATTCTACGTGTTGAAAGCATTAATCTTAGCGAACAGTGACGCTAGATCCGACGAGCCACTGGCGCTTTGTCGTTTCCGAGATACGATATTGAATTCTCTATCGGATTGTGTGGCGGTAGTGAGACCGGGTCAAGCACTCCGCGCCACGCAAAACATGCTATTAGTGCTACCCGGGCTTAGACAGGCCGATGCGATAGTCAGACGTTTTTGGTCTGGTGTCTACAAAACAGGCAAGGTACCGATGAACAAGCTTTTTGAGGAGATGCTGGAGAACGTTTGTTATCGATGA
- the Err gene encoding estrogen-related receptor isoform X1, which produces MDAWMYDVVCMMSDVTSESMIGNNRTMPNIKQEIDNPTTPSQNYQVCSPTTTLQHQESICTKLDISTDYGSNGSPESPEMHHCSSTTQPLGTPENMLSFVQDGAKEDMIPRRLCLVCGDVASGFHYGVASCEACKAFFKRTIQGNIEYTCPANSECEINKRRRKACQACRFQKCLRQGMLKEGVRLDRVRGGRQKYRRSTDPYIPMKNATLEANIASAASTETINNKMIEALAACEPDILQVSNVPSTLETDQRVLGQLSELYDRELVGIIGWAKQIPGFSSLALNDQMRLLQSAWAEILTFTLAWRSTPNTGRLRFAQDFTLDERLARECHCMELYTHCMQMVERLQRLALSREEFYVLKALILANSDARSDEPLALCRFRDTILNSLSDCVAVVRPGQALRATQNMLLVLPGLRQADAIVRRFWSGVYKTGKVPMNKLFEEMLENVCYR; this is translated from the exons ATGGACGCGTGGATGTACGACGTG GTCTGTATGATGTCTGATGTCACCTCGGAAAGCATGATCGGAAATAACAGGACGATGCCCAACATCAAACAGGAAATCGATAACCCAACGACGCCCTCGCAAAATTATCAAGTGTGCTCGCCGACCACGACTCTTCAGCATCAGGAG TCGATATGCACGAAACTAGACATCTCGACGGATTATGGTAGCAACGGTAGTCCCGAGAGTCCTGAGATGCATCATTGTTCTTCGACAACGCAGCCACTAGGAACTCCGGAG AACATGTTATCGTTTGTACAGGACGGCGCTAAGGAAGATATGATACCCAGGAGGCTTTGTCTTGTTTGTGGCGACGTTGCGAGCGGTTTCCATTACGGGGTCGCCTCGTGCGAGGCGTGCAAGGCTTTCTTTAAGAGAACTATACAAG GTAACATTGAGTACACTTGTCCGGCGAACAGCGAGTGCGAGATAAACAAACGAAGACGTAAGGCCTGCCAGGCGTGTAGATTTCAGAAATGTTTGCGGCAAGGAATGCTGAAAGAAGGCGTGAGATTGGATCGTGTTCGAGGCGGCCGGCAAAAGTATAGAAGATCCACGGATCCTTATATACCAATGAAGAACGCTACGTTAGAGG CTAACATAGCGTCGGCAGCTTCTACTGAAACTATAA ACAACAAAATGATCGAAGCTTTGGCGGCCTGTGAACCAGATATACTTCAAGTGTCTAATGTTCCGAGTACACTGGAAACGGATCAGAGAGTTCTTGGGCAATTATCAGAGCTATACGACCGAGAATTAGTTGGCATAATTG GTTGGGCGAAGCAAATCCCAGGGTTTAGCAGTTTAGCACTAAACGATCAAATGCGGCTTCTGCAAAGTGCTTGGGCAGAAATATTAACCTTTACGCTAGCGTGGAGAAGTACGCCTAATACTGGCAGGTTAAGATTTGCGCAAGATTTTACATTGGATGAAAGACTCGCACGCGAATGCCATTGTATGGAGCTTTACACGCAC tgTATGCAAATGGTCGAGAGGCTCCAACGGTTGGCTTTATCGCGAGAAGAATTCTACGTGTTGAAAGCATTAATCTTAGCGAACAGTGACGCTAGATCCGACGAGCCACTGGCGCTTTGTCGTTTCCGAGATACGATATTGAATTCTCTATCGGATTGTGTGGCGGTAGTGAGACCGGGTCAAGCACTCCGCGCCACGCAAAACATGCTATTAGTGCTACCCGGGCTTAGACAGGCCGATGCGATAGTCAGACGTTTTTGGTCTGGTGTCTACAAAACAGGCAAGGTACCGATGAACAAGCTTTTTGAGGAGATGCTGGAGAACGTTTGTTATCGATGA
- the Err gene encoding estrogen-related receptor isoform X3 yields the protein MMSDVTSESMIGNNRTMPNIKQEIDNPTTPSQNYQVCSPTTTLQHQESICTKLDISTDYGSNGSPESPEMHHCSSTTQPLGTPENMLSFVQDGAKEDMIPRRLCLVCGDVASGFHYGVASCEACKAFFKRTIQGNIEYTCPANSECEINKRRRKACQACRFQKCLRQGMLKEGVRLDRVRGGRQKYRRSTDPYIPMKNATLEANIASAASTETINNKMIEALAACEPDILQVSNVPSTLETDQRVLGQLSELYDRELVGIIGWAKQIPGFSSLALNDQMRLLQSAWAEILTFTLAWRSTPNTGRLRFAQDFTLDERLARECHCMELYTHCMQMVERLQRLALSREEFYVLKALILANSDARSDEPLALCRFRDTILNSLSDCVAVVRPGQALRATQNMLLVLPGLRQADAIVRRFWSGVYKTGKVPMNKLFEEMLENVCYR from the exons ATGATGTCTGATGTCACCTCGGAAAGCATGATCGGAAATAACAGGACGATGCCCAACATCAAACAGGAAATCGATAACCCAACGACGCCCTCGCAAAATTATCAAGTGTGCTCGCCGACCACGACTCTTCAGCATCAGGAG TCGATATGCACGAAACTAGACATCTCGACGGATTATGGTAGCAACGGTAGTCCCGAGAGTCCTGAGATGCATCATTGTTCTTCGACAACGCAGCCACTAGGAACTCCGGAG AACATGTTATCGTTTGTACAGGACGGCGCTAAGGAAGATATGATACCCAGGAGGCTTTGTCTTGTTTGTGGCGACGTTGCGAGCGGTTTCCATTACGGGGTCGCCTCGTGCGAGGCGTGCAAGGCTTTCTTTAAGAGAACTATACAAG GTAACATTGAGTACACTTGTCCGGCGAACAGCGAGTGCGAGATAAACAAACGAAGACGTAAGGCCTGCCAGGCGTGTAGATTTCAGAAATGTTTGCGGCAAGGAATGCTGAAAGAAGGCGTGAGATTGGATCGTGTTCGAGGCGGCCGGCAAAAGTATAGAAGATCCACGGATCCTTATATACCAATGAAGAACGCTACGTTAGAGG CTAACATAGCGTCGGCAGCTTCTACTGAAACTATAA ACAACAAAATGATCGAAGCTTTGGCGGCCTGTGAACCAGATATACTTCAAGTGTCTAATGTTCCGAGTACACTGGAAACGGATCAGAGAGTTCTTGGGCAATTATCAGAGCTATACGACCGAGAATTAGTTGGCATAATTG GTTGGGCGAAGCAAATCCCAGGGTTTAGCAGTTTAGCACTAAACGATCAAATGCGGCTTCTGCAAAGTGCTTGGGCAGAAATATTAACCTTTACGCTAGCGTGGAGAAGTACGCCTAATACTGGCAGGTTAAGATTTGCGCAAGATTTTACATTGGATGAAAGACTCGCACGCGAATGCCATTGTATGGAGCTTTACACGCAC tgTATGCAAATGGTCGAGAGGCTCCAACGGTTGGCTTTATCGCGAGAAGAATTCTACGTGTTGAAAGCATTAATCTTAGCGAACAGTGACGCTAGATCCGACGAGCCACTGGCGCTTTGTCGTTTCCGAGATACGATATTGAATTCTCTATCGGATTGTGTGGCGGTAGTGAGACCGGGTCAAGCACTCCGCGCCACGCAAAACATGCTATTAGTGCTACCCGGGCTTAGACAGGCCGATGCGATAGTCAGACGTTTTTGGTCTGGTGTCTACAAAACAGGCAAGGTACCGATGAACAAGCTTTTTGAGGAGATGCTGGAGAACGTTTGTTATCGATGA
- the Err gene encoding estrogen-related receptor isoform X2, with amino-acid sequence MDAWMYDVVCMMSDVTSESMIGNNRTMPNIKQEIDNPTTPSQNYQVCSPTTTLQHQESICTKLDISTDYGSNGSPESPEMHHCSSTTQPLGTPEDGAKEDMIPRRLCLVCGDVASGFHYGVASCEACKAFFKRTIQGNIEYTCPANSECEINKRRRKACQACRFQKCLRQGMLKEGVRLDRVRGGRQKYRRSTDPYIPMKNATLEANIASAASTETINNKMIEALAACEPDILQVSNVPSTLETDQRVLGQLSELYDRELVGIIGWAKQIPGFSSLALNDQMRLLQSAWAEILTFTLAWRSTPNTGRLRFAQDFTLDERLARECHCMELYTHCMQMVERLQRLALSREEFYVLKALILANSDARSDEPLALCRFRDTILNSLSDCVAVVRPGQALRATQNMLLVLPGLRQADAIVRRFWSGVYKTGKVPMNKLFEEMLENVCYR; translated from the exons ATGGACGCGTGGATGTACGACGTG GTCTGTATGATGTCTGATGTCACCTCGGAAAGCATGATCGGAAATAACAGGACGATGCCCAACATCAAACAGGAAATCGATAACCCAACGACGCCCTCGCAAAATTATCAAGTGTGCTCGCCGACCACGACTCTTCAGCATCAGGAG TCGATATGCACGAAACTAGACATCTCGACGGATTATGGTAGCAACGGTAGTCCCGAGAGTCCTGAGATGCATCATTGTTCTTCGACAACGCAGCCACTAGGAACTCCGGAG GACGGCGCTAAGGAAGATATGATACCCAGGAGGCTTTGTCTTGTTTGTGGCGACGTTGCGAGCGGTTTCCATTACGGGGTCGCCTCGTGCGAGGCGTGCAAGGCTTTCTTTAAGAGAACTATACAAG GTAACATTGAGTACACTTGTCCGGCGAACAGCGAGTGCGAGATAAACAAACGAAGACGTAAGGCCTGCCAGGCGTGTAGATTTCAGAAATGTTTGCGGCAAGGAATGCTGAAAGAAGGCGTGAGATTGGATCGTGTTCGAGGCGGCCGGCAAAAGTATAGAAGATCCACGGATCCTTATATACCAATGAAGAACGCTACGTTAGAGG CTAACATAGCGTCGGCAGCTTCTACTGAAACTATAA ACAACAAAATGATCGAAGCTTTGGCGGCCTGTGAACCAGATATACTTCAAGTGTCTAATGTTCCGAGTACACTGGAAACGGATCAGAGAGTTCTTGGGCAATTATCAGAGCTATACGACCGAGAATTAGTTGGCATAATTG GTTGGGCGAAGCAAATCCCAGGGTTTAGCAGTTTAGCACTAAACGATCAAATGCGGCTTCTGCAAAGTGCTTGGGCAGAAATATTAACCTTTACGCTAGCGTGGAGAAGTACGCCTAATACTGGCAGGTTAAGATTTGCGCAAGATTTTACATTGGATGAAAGACTCGCACGCGAATGCCATTGTATGGAGCTTTACACGCAC tgTATGCAAATGGTCGAGAGGCTCCAACGGTTGGCTTTATCGCGAGAAGAATTCTACGTGTTGAAAGCATTAATCTTAGCGAACAGTGACGCTAGATCCGACGAGCCACTGGCGCTTTGTCGTTTCCGAGATACGATATTGAATTCTCTATCGGATTGTGTGGCGGTAGTGAGACCGGGTCAAGCACTCCGCGCCACGCAAAACATGCTATTAGTGCTACCCGGGCTTAGACAGGCCGATGCGATAGTCAGACGTTTTTGGTCTGGTGTCTACAAAACAGGCAAGGTACCGATGAACAAGCTTTTTGAGGAGATGCTGGAGAACGTTTGTTATCGATGA
- the Err gene encoding estrogen-related receptor isoform X4, with protein sequence MDAWMYDVVCMMSDVTSESMIGNNRTMPNIKQEIDNPTTPSQNYQVCSPTTTLQHQESICTKLDISTDYGSNGSPESPEMHHCSSTTQPLGTPENMLSFVQDGAKEDMIPRRLCLVCGDVASGFHYGVASCEACKAFFKRTIQGNIEYTCPANSECEINKRRRKACQACRFQKCLRQGMLKEGVRLDRVRGGRQKYRRSTDPYIPMKNATLEDNKMIEALAACEPDILQVSNVPSTLETDQRVLGQLSELYDRELVGIIGWAKQIPGFSSLALNDQMRLLQSAWAEILTFTLAWRSTPNTGRLRFAQDFTLDERLARECHCMELYTHCMQMVERLQRLALSREEFYVLKALILANSDARSDEPLALCRFRDTILNSLSDCVAVVRPGQALRATQNMLLVLPGLRQADAIVRRFWSGVYKTGKVPMNKLFEEMLENVCYR encoded by the exons ATGGACGCGTGGATGTACGACGTG GTCTGTATGATGTCTGATGTCACCTCGGAAAGCATGATCGGAAATAACAGGACGATGCCCAACATCAAACAGGAAATCGATAACCCAACGACGCCCTCGCAAAATTATCAAGTGTGCTCGCCGACCACGACTCTTCAGCATCAGGAG TCGATATGCACGAAACTAGACATCTCGACGGATTATGGTAGCAACGGTAGTCCCGAGAGTCCTGAGATGCATCATTGTTCTTCGACAACGCAGCCACTAGGAACTCCGGAG AACATGTTATCGTTTGTACAGGACGGCGCTAAGGAAGATATGATACCCAGGAGGCTTTGTCTTGTTTGTGGCGACGTTGCGAGCGGTTTCCATTACGGGGTCGCCTCGTGCGAGGCGTGCAAGGCTTTCTTTAAGAGAACTATACAAG GTAACATTGAGTACACTTGTCCGGCGAACAGCGAGTGCGAGATAAACAAACGAAGACGTAAGGCCTGCCAGGCGTGTAGATTTCAGAAATGTTTGCGGCAAGGAATGCTGAAAGAAGGCGTGAGATTGGATCGTGTTCGAGGCGGCCGGCAAAAGTATAGAAGATCCACGGATCCTTATATACCAATGAAGAACGCTACGTTAGAGG ACAACAAAATGATCGAAGCTTTGGCGGCCTGTGAACCAGATATACTTCAAGTGTCTAATGTTCCGAGTACACTGGAAACGGATCAGAGAGTTCTTGGGCAATTATCAGAGCTATACGACCGAGAATTAGTTGGCATAATTG GTTGGGCGAAGCAAATCCCAGGGTTTAGCAGTTTAGCACTAAACGATCAAATGCGGCTTCTGCAAAGTGCTTGGGCAGAAATATTAACCTTTACGCTAGCGTGGAGAAGTACGCCTAATACTGGCAGGTTAAGATTTGCGCAAGATTTTACATTGGATGAAAGACTCGCACGCGAATGCCATTGTATGGAGCTTTACACGCAC tgTATGCAAATGGTCGAGAGGCTCCAACGGTTGGCTTTATCGCGAGAAGAATTCTACGTGTTGAAAGCATTAATCTTAGCGAACAGTGACGCTAGATCCGACGAGCCACTGGCGCTTTGTCGTTTCCGAGATACGATATTGAATTCTCTATCGGATTGTGTGGCGGTAGTGAGACCGGGTCAAGCACTCCGCGCCACGCAAAACATGCTATTAGTGCTACCCGGGCTTAGACAGGCCGATGCGATAGTCAGACGTTTTTGGTCTGGTGTCTACAAAACAGGCAAGGTACCGATGAACAAGCTTTTTGAGGAGATGCTGGAGAACGTTTGTTATCGATGA